The following coding sequences are from one Streptomyces sp. NBC_01294 window:
- a CDS encoding oligosaccharide flippase family protein, translating into MTGSGTDTETDSKATPAAPSLGRKVGSAAKWSLVNTVVMRLGNFVTGIILARFFLGPEAWGVYGIAQTVLLVLLSANELGVSLAIVRWEGDPRRFAPTVLTLSAVSSCLLYAVLFAAAPAVAGVLGSPEASGVLRVMCLCVVLDGLSQVPAGFLTREFAQGRRMAVDGLNFVLSTAVTLLLAVDGWGAMSFAWGSVVGNVAALIGCCLAAPGTLRFGWDREQARALLKFGLPLAGASMLALGVVNVDTMVVGSALDPLALGFYVLAFNISGWPVRIISEAARRVSFAGFSRLAGTPKALAAGFGRALGVVMAATVPLCVLLAALAAPIVELVYGERWLPAARALPWLMALGLVRIGCELAYDCLVAIGRRRSLIGVQGLWLLLLIPALVYGAHTGGIVGVAQGHVLVAGAVVVPVFLLALHRGGIRLGTVARACAWPLLGGAVMTAVVLGLERYLGDGVLALLATAAAGTLCYAVCLLPARSLIRG; encoded by the coding sequence GTGACAGGCTCCGGAACGGACACGGAGACGGACAGCAAGGCCACCCCGGCGGCGCCGTCGCTGGGGCGCAAGGTCGGCTCCGCGGCCAAGTGGAGCCTGGTCAACACCGTTGTCATGCGCCTCGGCAACTTCGTCACCGGCATCATCCTGGCCCGCTTCTTCCTCGGCCCCGAGGCCTGGGGCGTGTACGGGATCGCCCAGACGGTCCTGCTGGTCCTGCTCTCCGCGAACGAACTCGGCGTCTCCCTCGCGATCGTGCGCTGGGAAGGCGATCCGCGCCGCTTCGCTCCGACCGTCCTCACCCTGAGCGCGGTCTCCAGCTGCCTGCTGTACGCCGTGCTGTTCGCGGCGGCTCCCGCGGTGGCCGGCGTACTCGGCTCGCCCGAGGCCTCCGGCGTGCTGCGCGTGATGTGCCTGTGCGTGGTCCTCGACGGGCTGTCCCAGGTACCCGCAGGGTTCCTCACCCGGGAGTTCGCTCAGGGCCGGCGGATGGCCGTCGACGGGCTCAACTTCGTCCTCAGCACCGCGGTGACCCTGCTGCTGGCCGTGGACGGCTGGGGCGCGATGAGCTTCGCCTGGGGCTCCGTGGTGGGCAACGTGGCCGCGCTCATCGGCTGCTGCCTCGCCGCACCCGGCACCCTGAGGTTCGGCTGGGACCGGGAGCAGGCCCGCGCGCTGCTGAAGTTCGGGCTGCCCCTCGCCGGGGCCAGCATGCTCGCCCTCGGCGTGGTCAACGTGGACACCATGGTGGTCGGCTCGGCCTTGGACCCGCTGGCCCTGGGCTTCTACGTGCTCGCCTTCAACATCTCCGGCTGGCCCGTCCGCATCATCTCCGAAGCGGCCCGCCGCGTCTCCTTCGCCGGCTTCTCCCGGCTCGCCGGCACACCGAAGGCGCTGGCCGCCGGATTCGGCCGGGCCCTCGGCGTCGTGATGGCCGCCACCGTTCCGCTCTGCGTCCTGCTGGCCGCCCTCGCCGCCCCGATCGTGGAACTCGTCTACGGCGAGCGCTGGCTGCCCGCCGCCCGTGCCCTGCCCTGGCTGATGGCGCTCGGCCTGGTCCGCATCGGCTGCGAACTCGCCTACGACTGCCTGGTGGCCATCGGCAGGCGCCGCTCGCTCATCGGGGTCCAGGGACTCTGGCTCCTCCTCCTGATCCCGGCCCTCGTGTACGGCGCCCACACCGGCGGGATCGTCGGGGTGGCCCAGGGGCACGTCCTGGTCGCCGGCGCCGTCGTGGTGCCGGTGTTCCTCCTCGCCCTGCACCGCGGCGGCATCCGCCTCGGCACCGTCGCACGGGCCTGCGCCTGGCCCCTCCTGGGCGGAGCGGTGATGACCGCCGTGGTCCTCGGCCTCGAGCGGTACCTCGGCGACGGCGTGCTCGCGCTCCTCGCCACCGCAGCCGCCGGCACCCTGTGCTACGCCGTGTGCCTGCTGCCCGCCCGCTCGCTGATCCGGGGGTAG